The DNA sequence caacagcatctacagtccttttcagtctctggatcagatttttgctcaggtccctcaatttcagccagaaaatacctgaaatcacagaaaaacacacaaactcatagtaaagtccagaaaagtgaattttaactaaaaactaataaaaatatactaaaaactaactagatcatacaaaaaaacatactaaaaacaatgccaaaaagcatacaaattatccgctcatcaatgtgCTCTCATGAATGAGCTCCACATGCTCTAGAGACAGGATCCAGTTTACATTATATGGAATGACTGAACTATTTGTGAAGACAACTCTCATTCCAAGTTAGAGGTCTTCAGTGGGGATCTTCTTGTCCCTCCAGCCTTTAGGTACCTTCTTCTTAGTACCTTCCTTCTCAGTGCTTGATGATTGttgcccaacaccaaacttagagttggtgTTTAAGGGCTCTGTATAacttagcactaagagtgaaggCTTAAACACTATGTGTTGTACAATGGTACCTCCTTTGTCAGAGGGATAGTGAAGGTTGGGGATCTTAAACAAGATATGATCTTCTCACAATCTGAGGACTAGttctcccttttccacatctatCAAAGCCTTTACAATAGCAAGGAAAGGCCTTCTAAAGATTATGGGGGCATCTCTGTCCTTTTCAGTGTCTAGGATTACGAAATCAGCAGGGAGGTAAAGGTTTTCAACCTTCACTAGGACGTCGTCTACCATGCCATATGCCATTTTCagggacttgtctgccatctccagtgagatCTTGGCAAGCTGTACATTTTGAATTCCCAGCCTCTTCATCACAGAGAGAGGCATAAGATTGATGCTTGAGCCAAGGTCACACAGTGCCTTCTCAAAGGTGATGGTCCCTATAGTGCAGGGAATCAAGAAGCTTCTAGGATCAGGCCACTTTTGAGGGAGCTTCTTTTGAACCAAGGCACTGCATTCCTTGGCCAGTACCACAGTCTCATATCCCTTTGAGGCCTTCAAACACACCATGGAAGGGGGTTCCTTCTCTAATTCCTCGGCTTGAGAGGAGTTAGATTTCAGCTTCCTGAGGATTTCCAGGAACCAAGCAATTTGTTCCTCCTTAGGCTTCTCTTGCTCGTCTAAGGAAGGATATGCCTCATGCTCTCTTATCCGCATAGGGGCATGCATGATGATGTTCCCAACCTCCTCATGAGCTCTGATTTCCTTGAGCACCTCAATAGTAGGCTCCTCTTTGGGTTCGGTCACAACCTCTATAGTGAGGGCCTTGCACACTTCCCTTGGTTTTATTCTGTGTTTCTAGGAAGAGTGTTGGATGGGATCTCTGGGATCCTCTTGATCAGCTGGCCAACTTGTATCTCCAGATTCCGTATGAAAGACCTAGTTTCTACCATGAAATTATTCGTGGTCTTAGATAGGTTGGAGACAATGGTGGCCAAGTCAAAGAGGCTCTGTGTGGGCATCTCTATCTGCTGTTGAGAGGGTTGGAATGGTCTATTATTGAACCAATTTTGGTTTATTCCACCCTGATTGTTACTGAAGCCTTATTGAGGCTTTTGCTAATCTTTCCACCTAAAGTTGGGGTGGTTCCTCCATCCCTGATTGAAAGTATTTGAAGAGGGATTGTTGTTGGTGGTTCTAGAGGAGTTTTCCATGTAGTTCACCTCCTCCATGGTGGTCCAAGTGTTATCATCAGCCTCCAATTCATACATTATTTCTGACAATAAATATCTGGGCTCTGCGTCCCACTCAAGTGCTGTGCCGAGAGATCACGTTGATCTGCTGGGACATGAGCTTATTTTGAGCCAAGATGGCATCTAAAGTGTCCACCTCTAggactcctttcttctgagctGCCCCAATGTTCATAGggttcctctcagaagtgtacatacaCTGGTTATTGGCAACCATATCTATAAGCTCATGCGCCTCTTCAGGCGTCTTCTTGAAGTAGagggatccacctgcagagtggtccaataaCACCTTGGATGcctggtgcatgaaattgtgatctctaataatggcattcaacttggtatgcgcgtttataactcagcactttcttcacaactccgcacaactaaccagcaagtgcattgggtcgtccaagtaataaaccttacgtgagtaagggtcgatcccacggagattgttggtataaagtaagctatggtcatcttgtaaatctcagttaggcggataataaatgattatggagttttgaataataataataaataaacagaaaataaagatagaaatacttatgtaaatcattggcgggaatttcagataggcgtatgaagatgctgtgctccttttgaatatctgctttcctactgccttcatccaatcctttttactcctttccatggcaagctgtatgtagggaatcaccgttgtcaatggctacatcccatcctctcagtgaaaaaggtccaaatgctctgtcacgggcacggctaatcatctgtcagttctcgatcatgtcagaatagaatccattgattcttttgcatttgtcatcatgcccaacaatcgggagtttgaagctcgtcacagtcattcaatccccgaatcctactcggaataccatagacaaggtttagactttccagattctcatgaatgccatATTGGGTGGGAAAAATGGATTTTGGGTGGGTTGGGTGGGAAAAagggattttgaattttgaaggtaggtggggtttatggggaagagtggatggatgtgagtggtgaagaggtgatggggaagagagattgaggtgattggtgaagggatTTTGGcgaagagtgttattggattgtgtgaaaaGGAGAAAAGGTGAgttaaggtaggtggggatcctgtggggtccacagatcctgagatgatcctgtggggtccacagatcctgaggtgtcaaggattatcatccctgcaccaatgaggcatGTAAAACGCCCTCTGTATGTAAtcttggcattcaacgccagattgatgcttgtttctggcgttgaacgccagcttcatgcttgttttgggcgttcaacgcccatttgtagcatgtttctggcgttgaacgccagttccatgcttgtttctggcgttcagcgccagctttcctcagggtgtattcctggtgtttaaacgccaggatgctgcttgtttctggctttcaacgccagatccatgctttgttctggtgttgaacgccagctaggctccttactggcatttaaacgccagtaagcccttcctccagggtgtgctttttcttctgctatttttttgattttatttttaattttagtatttattttgtgactccacctgatcatgaacctaattaaaacataaaggaaaaataaaataaaaataaaattagataaataaaaattgggttgcctcccaataagcgctcatttaatgtcactagcttgacagtgggctctcatggagcctcacaggtgatcaggtcaatgttgtagacttccaacaccaaacttagagtttggatgtagGGATTCAacgccaaacttagagtttggctgtgacctcccaacaccaaacttagagtttgattgtgggggctctgtttgactctgtactgagagaagcttttcttgcttcctctccattgttaaagaagaaCACCTTTGGGTcataaacacaaggtagtccccattcaattgaaggactaattctcctctgttaacatctatcacagctcctgttgtggctaggaaaggtcttctaaggaagatgcattcatcctcctcctttctagtgtctaagattatgaaatcagtaaggatgtaaaggccttcaacctttattaacacgtcctctaccaatccataagcttgtcttactaacttgtctgccatttgcaatgagaatatggcaggctgtacctcaatgatacCCAGCTTCTCTGTTACAGAGAATGGCacaagatttatgcctgacagagccttctcaaaggtcatggtgcctatggtacagggtattaagaatttgccaggatcttgtttcttttgaggtaaagtttgctgaatccaagtatctagttcattaatgagcaagggaggttcatcttcccaagtctcattaccaaacagtttggcattcagcttcatgatggctcctagatattgagcaacttgctctccagttacatcttcatcctattcaaaggaagaatagttttcagagctcatgaatggcagaaggaggtttaatggaatctctatggtctctatatgagcctcatattcctttaggtcctcaatagggaactccttcttgcttgagagacgtcccatgaggtcttcctcattgggattcacgtcctctccttcctctctaggttcggccatgttgattatgtcaatggccttgtactctctttttggattctcttcagtgttgcttgggagagtactaggaggagtttcagtgactttcttactcagctggcctacttgtacctccagatttctaatggagaaccttgtttcactcatgaaacttaaagtggccttagacagatcagagactaagtttactaagttagaggtgctctgctggtgcacgaaattgcaatcacacttttgcaataggcacaactaaccagcaagtgcactgggtcgtccaagtaataccttacgtgagtaagggtcgaatcccacggagattgttagcttgaagcaagctatggttatcttattaatcttagtaaggataccaataggattctttagcctcgattgtaaaagataaaagagcatgaaataaatacgcattatgcagtaatagagaatatgttggagttttggagatgcttcgTCCTCTGAATTTTAGCTTTTCTCTTGTCCTCCTCTTCacacatgcaaggctccttccatggcaagctgtatgtaggggcatcaccgttgtcaatggctacttcccatcctctcagtgaaaatggtccaaatgctctgtcacagcacggctaatcatctgtcggttctcgatcatgtcggaataagatccactgatccttttgcgtctgtcactacgcccaacactcacgagtttgaagctcatcacagtcatccaatcctagaatcctactcggaataccacagacaaggtttagaccttccggattctcaaggatgctgccaatggattctagcttataccacgaagattctgataaagaaatctaagagatactcattcaatctaatgtagaacggaggtgtttgtcagacacacgttcatggattgaggaaggtgatgagtgtcacggatcatcaccttcttcatagtgaagcgcgaatgaacatcttagataggaacaagcgtgtttgaatggaaaacataaataattgtattaattcatcgagatgctgcagagctcctcaaccccaacaatggagtttagagactcatgtcgtcaaagagtataaagttcagatctaaaaatgtcatgagatccaaaataaatatctaaaagttgtttaaatactaaactagtaacctaggtttacagaaaatgagtaaactaagatggatagtgcagaaatccacttctggggcccacttggtgtgtgctggggctgaaacttaagcttctcacgtgcctgggctgtttctggagttgaacgccaggttgtaacctgtttctggcgctgaacgccagactgcaacatagaactggcgttgaacgccagtttacatcgtctatcttcacgaaaagtatggactattatatattgctggaaagccctggatgtctactttccaacctaattgagagcgcgctaattggagacttgtagctctaaaaaatccattccgagtgcagggaggtcagaatccaacaacattagcagtcctttttaagcctaaatcagatttttgctcagctccctcaatttcagccagaaaagacctgaaattacaaaaaaacacacaaattcatagtaaagtccagaaatatgaattttgcctaaaaactaataaaattatacaaaaaactaactaaaacatactaaaatttacATGGAATtaccccccaaaaagcgtataaaatatccgttcatcacaacaccaaacttaaattgttgcttgtccccaagcaactagataaacaaaataggataaaaagaaattaagaagcaataatatctcagagttttaagtgaagctcagattctaattagatgagcggggctagtagctttttgcttctgaatagttttggcatctcactttatcctttgaaattcagaatgattggcatctataggaactcaaaatttagatagtattattaattctcctagtttagtatgttgattcttgaacacagctactttatgagtcttgaccgtggccctaagcactttgttttccagtattaccactggatacataaatgccacagacacataactgggtgaacctttttagattgtgacttagctttgctagagtccccaattagaggtgtccagagttcttaagcacactcttttgccttagatcacgactttaaccactcagtctcaagtttttcacttggacctgcatgccacaagcacatggttagggacagctttatttagccgcttaggcctggatttattagCTTGGGCCCTCCTAcccattgatgctcagagccttggatccttttcacccttgccttttggttttaaggggtattggctttttctttttctttatccagtgattccttattttttttttcattgctttttcttccttcaagaatcaatttcatgatttttcagatcatcaataatatttctcttgttcatcattctttcaagagccaacaattttaacattcatgaaatttaatataaaaaatatgcactgttcaggcattcattcagaaaacaaaaattattaccACCACATCtgaataattagaatttttcttattaagaactcgaaaaatatttcctctttattctaaaaatctactattttattcatgttttaatgatgatgagaaaaataaattataacttaattggaaataaaattaaaatagatatactaattactactactcattataacttctaaggtaaattcctataagaacaactatcacagaattaaagctaagattaggactcaacaacctttattttgagaactggatgttcctctagtctgtggggtgcttggtccttcaagagatagtTTTCGatgcttcagttccttcaagtcacgcctttgctcttcttgttccccaagcagtttgcaaagcatgctattttgattattctgttccccaagcagtttgcaaagcatgcaacATGGTAACAAATGCTtcaagatgctcccagtattcaaattgaggaaattctgggaggaattcctgtgctcttctcttgatggggtcatcctgcacttgttgtttttccattgatattttggtgattggtcgctcaactgagatatactcaattactcccatctttactccagcatcgttacatagcaaagagattaagcttggataagccaatttggcatttttggagttcttatttgcaattatgtaaagttcacacgAAATTAGCTGATAAACTTCTACTTCTCTTCCCAACATAATGTAgtggatcatcactgctcttttaacgGTGACTTCAGAAcagttgctagtgggtagtatagaacgcccaatgaagtccagccagcctctggcgactggtttgagatcttctctcttgagttgatttgggacgcccttggtgctggtgatccacctggctccagggatgcatatatcctctagaatcttgtcttcgcccttatttgttctcatcattctcctattaagggagtctgggtcatctttcagccgAGGTAGCTTAAAGATTTCCCTGATTTTATCAGggtggatgtgaacaatctttcctctgaccaaggtccgatagtcatagagAGCAGTTCCAGATATACTCTGCCtatctgtttgccacagattagcgtagaattcttgaaccatgtttctttccacctttgtttcaggattagctaggatttcccagctcctgtttggaatttgctcttggatctccggatattcatcttctttcatatcgaatttgacttccgagatcactgaccttagacccattattttgtagtaatgatctgaatgttctttgttaagaacttcccttgattccaaagtggttttggaatattctcttttttgcctcttggagtgggttgtttttctttaggagccatgatcttagtgggtatggtttaatgatcacggataaacacactaaacttagaggtttgcttgtcctcaagcaaaagaaaagaaaggagagggatagaaggagagctagTTTTCGAATTGTTGATGAGAGGAGGGGGgccgaatgtggatttaaagggagggggtgggtttcgaaaattttgaagaaagataagatagaagatatgatttgtaaaagataaatatgatatgaaaaagatataattgaaatttgGAAAGATATagaagatatttgaaaaagataaatctgaatatttaaaaaagatttgggattaatttgaaaagatagttgattttttttttgaaaaagatttgaaaagaagttggatgggatttgaaaaaggatttgtgtttatgaattaagatacatttgatattcttttgaaaaagggattttagaaattaggattaaaatttttggaattgaaggatgagagtttgtaacatgtttatgcaaggaatcatgaattgaaatatgaaaattgaaaaaaatgtgaagtaaaaacgaaattacctcctccccacaatcctggcatcaaacgcccaaacgctgcatgttttgggcgtttaacgcccgtttgcagcttctcctgggcattcaacgcccagctgttgcttctagctggcattgaacgccaggaactcctttgtcactgggcatttttctgaacgcccagaaggtgcttctttctggcgttcaatgcccagaagatgattctttctggcgtttaatgcccagatggctatccttactggcgttgaacgcctagtgagtgcttctttttgctgttttatcctctgaatccaTTTGTAACTCTGTGAgctcaagcaattgctattttaccttgaagataattgacataaacttgtaaaaatcaattaattaacaaataagcctTGTAAATGGCTgcgttgcctcccagcaagcgcttctttattgtctttagctggactattactgagcttttaatcaagtctcaattttgagcattcttgcgcaaaatttctttcaagataatgtttgacttctctgtccattaacaatgaactttttgttagaatcattatcctgaagctccacgtatccatttggtgacacacttgtaatcacatatggaccttgCCATCAggatttcaatttcccagggaataatctgagcctagaattaaatagcagaactttctaccctggctcaaagactctggatgatagtttcttatcatgccatctttttgctttctctttgtaaatttttgcattttcgaaagcattaagtctgaattcctctagctcatttaactggagcaatcatttttctccagctaacttggcatcaaggtttaggaatatggttgcccaataggccttatattccagttccacgggcaagtgacaggcttttccatacaccagctggtatggagaagttcctataggtgtcttgaatgctgttctgtatgcccacagagcatcatccaagcttcttgcccaatcccttctacggttaatcacagtccgttccaggattcttttaagttctctattagagacttcagcttacccatttgtctatggatgatatggagtagctaccctatggctaactccatatcgaaccaaagcagagtaaagctgtttattgcagaaatgagtgcccccatcactgattagtactctagggataccaaatctgctaaagatatgtttctggaggaatttcagcactatcttagtatcattagtgggtgttgcaatagcttccacccatttggatacataatccactgccaccagaatataagtgtttgagtatgatggtgggaaaggtcccataaagtcaataccccatacatcaaacaactcaatctccaagatcccttgttga is a window from the Arachis stenosperma cultivar V10309 chromosome 3, arast.V10309.gnm1.PFL2, whole genome shotgun sequence genome containing:
- the LOC130966343 gene encoding uncharacterized protein LOC130966343 — translated: MRIREHEAYPSLDEQEKPKEEQIAWFLEILRKLKSNSSQAEELEKEPPSMVCLKASKGYETVVLAKECSALVQKKLPQKWPDPRSFLIPCTIGTITFEKALCDLGSSINLMPLSVMKRLGIQNVQLAKISLEMADKSLKMAYGMVDDVLVKVENLYLPADFVILDTEKDRDAPIIFRRPFLAIVKALIDVEKGELVLRL